A portion of the Pogoniulus pusillus isolate bPogPus1 chromosome 6, bPogPus1.pri, whole genome shotgun sequence genome contains these proteins:
- the NKX2-3 gene encoding homeobox protein Nkx-2.3 → MMLPSPVTSTPFSVKDILNLEQQQDPHYGAQLPHHLEHHFHPAACLLAAADGARFSDGEEEEEEEKMSYLSPMAAPVSQPDARISTDNYVHAVLRGSCVAPGPGEDLDAAARDPKSCVLKKPLDAAEKAEEAERPKQRSRRKPRVLFSQAQVFELERRFKQQRYLSAPEREHLASSLKLTSTQVKIWFQNRRYKCKRQRQDKSLELGGPAAPPPPRRVAVPVLVRDGKPCLGGSQGYSSAYNGPYSYNAFPAYGYGNAASYNPGYGCSYPAGTGGASMQAACSPAAAAAGPFVNVGSLGGFGSGGQPLHQASSGPSCSQGALQGIRAW, encoded by the exons ATGATGTTACCGAGCCCAGTCACCTCCACCCCCTTCTCTGTCAAAGACATTCTcaacctggagcagcagcaggacccaCACTATGGGGCCCAGCTCCCGCACCACCTGGAGCACCACTTTCATCCCGCCGCATGTCTTCTGGCGGCCGCAGACGGCGCCCGCTTCTCCGACggcgaggaggaagaggaggaggagaagatgtCGTACCTGAGCCCCATGGCAGCGCCCGTCAGCCAGCCGGACGCGAGGATCTCCACTGACAACTACGTGCACGCCGTGCTCCGCGGCTCCTGCGTAGCCCCCGGGCCGGGAGAGGACCTGGATGCCGCGGCCCGCGATCCAA AGAGTTGCGTCCTGAAGAAGCCTCTGGATGCGGCGGAGAAGGCGGAGGAGGCCGAGAGGCCGAAGCAGCGGAGCCGGAGGAAGCCGCgcgtcctcttctcccaggcgcAGGTCTTCGAGCTGGAGCGGCGGTTCAAACAGCAGCGTTACCTGTCGGCGCCCGAGCGGGAGCACCTGGCCAGTAGCCTCAAGCTCACCTCCACGCAGGTGAAGATCTGGTTCCAGAACCGGCGCTACAAGTGCAAGCGGCAGCGGCAGGACAAGTCGCTGGAGCTGGGCGGCCCCGCGGCCCCGCCACCGCCGCGCAGGGTGGCCGTACCCGTGCTGGTCCGCGACGGCAAACCATGCCTCGGCGGGTCGCAAGGCTACAGCTCGGCGTACAACGGGCCCTACTCCTACAACGCTTTCCCCGCCTACGGCTACGGCAACGCTGCCTCCTACAACCCCGGCTACGGTTGCTCCTACCCCGCGGGCACTGGCGGCGCCTCTATGCAAGCCGCTTGCAGCCCGGCAGCAGCCGCCGCCGGCCCTTTCGTGAACGTGGGCAGCCTGGGGGGATTCGGCAGCGGCGGTCAACCGCTGCACCAGGCGTCATCGgggccctcctgcagccagggagcactgcagggcatcagggCCTGGTAG